Within Halobacterium jilantaiense, the genomic segment GACGCCTTCGAGGCGACGAACGCCCCGACCGGCGACCCCCGGTTCGGCTACATCCCCGCGGCGGACTCACTGGAGAACGCCCGGCGCGCGTTCCGCTCGATTCCCGAGCAGTCGACGGTCATCTTCGACCCCGTCGACGCCCTGGAGCGCGCCGACCGCGCGCGCTACGAGAACTTCCTCAACGAGCTCGGCAACCACGTGCGGAACACCGGCAGCGTCGCCGTCCTCCACTGCCTCGACACCGACAACACTCCCCCGCTGCGAGGGACGACGGAACACCTCGCGGACGTCGTCTTCCAGCTGGAGCTCGAGGAGGCCGCGGGCGACATCGAGACGCAACTCACGGTGCCGAAGTTCCGCGGGGGCGCTGCCCTGGAGACGCCCGTGAAGCTCACGCTCCGCGAGCGCGTCCAGGTCGACACCAGTCGCGACATCGCCTGAGTGTCCAACAGCCGTCGACAGCCGGGGCGAGCGCGGCCGCTACGCGTCGGGAAGAATGGAGAGAATCCGGGCTGCTTACTCGTCGTCGAGGTCGAGGTCCTCGTCGTCGAGTTCCTCGACGATTTCGTCGGCGTCGACGTCCGCATCCTCGAGGGCGTCCTCGACGTCGCCGAGGTCGCCGCCTGCGCCGCCCATCATGCCGCCCATGCCGGGCATGCCGGCGGGCTGGCCGTCGATAATCTCCTGGACGATGACGCGGTCGATGCCCAGCATGTCGATGACCTGGTTGAGCACCTGGCTCTTGCCCATCATCCACTGCTGGTTGAACTGGAGCTGCTGGGACTGCTCGATGTAGAGGGTCTCCTTCTCGACCGTCTCCGTGGTGGTCTCGGTCTCGCCGTCCTCGTTCTCCTCGGTGACCTCCTCCTCGACTTCCTCGGTCTCTAGGTCGACGTCGAGTTCGACGTCGAACATCATCTTCAGGAAGCCGACGGCCTGCTCCTCGCGGTCGGTGACCTCGTCGAGGACTTCGTAGTCGTACTCGACGTCCTCACCCGCGAGCGGGTGGTTGAAGTCGACGCGTGCGCGGCCGCCGATGATGGCTTCGACGTGGCCGTGCTCGCCGTCGACGTCGACGTGCGCGCCGGGGTAGCGCTCGTCTTCGGGAATCTTGTTCGCGGAGACGGTGCGGACCTCCTCCTCGTCGTACTCGCCGAAGGCCTCCTCGGCGACGACGGTACCCTCGTCACCGACGTCCTTGCCCTTCAGGTCGTCCTCGACGGCCTCGAAGATGTGGCCCTCGCCGATGACGATGGTGCGCGGTGAGAAGTCCTGCTCCTCGGTGTCGACGCCCTCGTCCTCGGCGACCTCCTCGTCAGTGGTGTCGACGAGTTCCTCGCTATCGACGGTGTAGGCGGTGTAGGAGAGCTCTACGAAGTCTCCCTCCTCGAAGCCGCCCTGTTCGTCGCTGGATTCATCGGCCTGCTCGGCCTCGGTTTCGTCGCTCATACCCATACGCACTCCCGTTCCACCCTTAAGAATCACGTTTCGCACCTGTGAGCACGGGCGTCAGCGCGCGTCCGTCAGGGAGACGACTGCGTCGGCGTCGACGGACAGCCACGTGGTCGTGTAGTCGGCGGCCGAGACGTCCCGCGGAGAGACGGTGACGCGGTCCGGCTGGTCGGTGTACCGGACCACGTGTAGGCGGAGGTCGGGGTCGTCGTCTGGCGCGCTGAACGCGTCGCCGCCGCGAGCGTCGACTGACATGACAGTCGGGAGTGTCACCGGAGTCGCCTTGAACGCTGCTAAGAGCCGAACGTACGGCTATGGAGACATCAAGCGCCGGCCTTTTCTCCCGGCACCTCGACCCAGCAGTCATGTACGAGGTGGAGGTGAAGGTGCCGGCAGACCACGACGACGTCCGAACGGCGCTCAACGAGGCGGGCGCGGAGTACCTGGGGACGGTGGCGCAGTCGGACACGTACTACGACGCGCCACACCGGGACTTCGCGGCGACCGACGAGGCGTTCCGCATCCGGACTGTCGCGTCGGCCGTCGCGGACTTCGAGCGTGGCGACGACCTCGCGGCGGATGTCGACGCCGTTCTCTCGGGTGGCGCTTGCGCCGGCGGCGAGACCAGGGTGACCTACAAGGGGCCGCTCGTCGAGACTGAGTCGAAGACCCGTGAGGAGTTCGAGACGACTGTCGGCGACGCAGACGAGATGGCCGCGGTCCTCGACGGCCTCGGCTTCGAGCCGGCGGCCGACGTGCGGAAGCTCCGGGCGAAGTTCCGGCTGGCGGAGTTCACCGTCCTGCTGGATGCCGTCGAGGGCGTCGGCGACTACGTCGAAATCGAGACCGAGGTGGACACGGAAGCCGAGGTCGAGGCCGCCCGCGAGCACGCCTACGAGGTGCTCCGGGACCTCGGACTGGACCCGACCGAGCAGATTCGGACATCGTATCTCGGCCTCAAGCTCGGCGACGACGAGGTCGCCGCCGAAGATGCGTAGTGGGCATAATTCCGGCTGTCACCGTTTTCGCAAGTTATAGGAACCGAGACTTGGTAGATTCGCCAATGACCGACCGGAACATCCAGGTGCAGTCCCTCGACCGCGGTGCTGTCGAGGACGAGGCCGTCGAAATCGTCGAACGAAAGGGCCTTGGCCACCCCGACTCCATCTGCGACGGCATCGCCGAACACGTCTGTGAACGCCTCGCTCAGGAGTACCTCGACCGCGTCGGCACGGTCCTCCACTTCAACACCGACGAGACCCAGCTCGTCGCCGGTGACGCCGCCCCCGCCTTCGGCGGCGGCGAAGTCGTCGACCCCATCTACATCCTCGTCGTCGGCCGCGCCACCAGCCACTACGTCGACGACGACGGCACCGAGTACCACATCCCCGTCGACTCCATCGCCCTCGAAGCCGCCCGCGACTACCTCCGAGAGACCCTCCCCAACCTCGACCTCGAGACGGACGTCATCGTCGACGTCAAACTCGGCGAAGGCTCCGGCGACCTCCAGGAGGTCTTCACTGAGGACGGCCCGAACGTTCCGATGGCCAACGACACCTCCTTCGGCGTCGGCCACGCCCCCCTCACGGAGACCGAGCGCATCGTCCGCGAGACCGAACGCTCCCTCAACGGCGACTACGCCGACGACAATCCCGCCGTCGGCGAGGACGTCAAAGTCATGGGCAAACGCGAGGACGACCACATCGACCTCACCGTCGCCGCCGCCTTCGTCGACGCGTACGTCCCCGACATGGACGCCTACACCGCCCAGATCGAGGCGCTCCGCGACCACGTCCACGACCTCGCCACCGACCACACCGACCGCGAGGTCACCGTCCACGTCAACACCGCCGACGACTACGAATCCGGCTCCATCTACCTCACCACCACCGGCACCAGCGCCGAACAGGGCGACGACGGCAGCGTCGGCCGCGGCAACCGCGCCAACGGCCTCATCACCCCGAACCGCTCCATGAGCATGGAAGCCACCTCCGGCAAGAACCCCGTCAACCACATCGGGAAAATCTACAACCTCCTCTCGACTCAGATTGCCGAGGAAGTCGTCGCCGAAGTCGATGGCATCCGCGACCTCCGCGTCCGCCTCCTCTCCCAGATCGGCCGCCCCATCGACGAACCCCACGTCGCCGACGTCCACGTCGTCACCGAAGACGGCCTCGACGTCTCCGACGTCGAATCCGAGATTCAGGCCATCGTCGACGACGAACTCGCGAACGTCACGGACGTCACCAAACGCGTCATCGACGGCGAACTGACTACGTTCTAGTACCTTTTGCGCTGCGCTCGGCGGCTTCGCCGCCTCGCTCGGCAAAAGCTACGCCAAAAGCACTCCTCCTTCGGTTCGCTCGCTGCGCTCGCTCCCCTCAGTCGTCGGCCCGAGCGCTCCCGCTGGTCGCGCTCGGTGAACCGCTCGCCCCGGCCTCTTCGCGGCGTCCTCAGAAATGCTTCGCGTTTCTGATGGGCTGCACGAGAGCTTCGCTCTCGTGAACGCTCGGCTCGCGGATGCTAGCCGCTGCCAGTTGATTGACTGGCCGAATCCCGCCGGCTGCGTAAGTTCAAGTAGCAGGCCGGGACCAGAGCCGTCGTGACCTGACGATCCGTGCGGGTCCGGCCGAGACGGGAGTGCGGCGTGCCGGCCCGCAGCAGTCCAGCCGCCTGCTCGCCAGCCCCCGGTCTGCGAGTGTTCTCGGCCGTAGCGATAGGTGTTTACTGCCGGGATGGCTTGCACCGTCTATGCTTCCGCCCGGAGCCGACACTGTCGTCGTGCGGCACGGCGACGTCGGCGTGAAGTCGAGTCACGTCCAGTCCGAGATGGAGCGGACGCTCCGGGAGAACGTCGCCGCGATGCTCGCCGACCGCGGCGTTCCGGGTGAGGTCGACCGCGAGTGGGGTCGCATCCTCGTCCGCACCCCCGAACCGGACCGTGCGGCCGACGCCGCGGCCGACACCTTCGGCGTCGTCTCCGCCAGCCCCGCCGTCGCAGCTCCCTCGAATCTCGACGCCATCACGGACGCGCTCGCCGATACCGCCCGCGAACACTACCGCGAGGGCGCGTTCGCGGTCGACGCTCGCCGCGCCGGCAGCCACGACTTCGACAGCCGCGACGTCAACCGCGCGGGCGGCGACGCCGTCTGGGCGGCCGTCGAGGACGACTTCGAACCCGAAGTGGACCTCGACGACCCCGATTTGACGTTCTCTGTCGAAGTCCGCGACGAGGAGGCGTTCGTCTTCCTAGAGACCCGGGACGGACCCGGCGGCATGCCGCTGGGCACGCAGAAACCACTCGTGGCGCTCCTCTCCGGCGGCATCGACTCACCGGTCGCCGCCTGGCAGGCGATGAAACGCGGCGCGCCGGTGGTCCCGCTGTACCTCGACCTCGGCGACTACGGCGGCCCCGACCACCTCGCTCGGGCCGAGGAAGCCGCCAGGAAACTGGACGCGTACGCGCCGAACCGCGACCTCGACCTCCGGGTCGCGCCGGCCGGCGACGCGGTCGGGCGACTCGCGGAGTCCGTCGGCCGCACCCGGATGCTCTCCTACCGGCGGTTCATGTACCGGGTCGCCGAGCACGTCGCCGAAGACGCCGGTGCAGTCGGCGTCGTCACCGGTGAGGCCATCGGCCAGAAGTCCAGCCAGACCACGGCGAACCTCGGCGTCGTCGACCGCGCGACGCACCTTCCGGTCCACCGGCCGCTGCTCACCTGGGACAAACAGGAGATAATCCGGGCCGCCCGCGACATCGGCACCTACCGGGACTCCACCATCGAAGTGGGCTGCAACCGGCTCGCGCCGAGCCAGCCGCTCACCGCCGCCCCGGTCGAGAGCGTTCGGAAAGACGAGCCGGACGACCTCTTCGAGTGGGCGCGGGAGGTCGCCGACGTCGTCGAGCGCGCGGAGGTGCCGAGAGCGTGACGGAGGTACTGGTCCTCGGTAGCGACGACGCGGACCTCCGGCTGGACCTGTTCGATTACGACACCGCGCGCCGCGCGCTCGCCACCTACGACGTGCGGTCGCCGTACGCGAACACGGTCGCCGTCGACACGGTGAGTCTCGGCGGCGCGGTCTCGCTGCTGAACGACCTGAACTGGTATCTCGTCCGGCTCGCCGACGCCGCGTTCGTCCGGGAGCCGTCGGTCTCGGAGACGGAGTGGCTGTCCCGCGACCTCGCCGCGAAGGTGCGGGACGGCGAGGTCCGGGCGGCCGAGACCGACGCGCACCTGAAGGTGTACGGCGTCGAGGGCGGCGCGCTCGTCGAGCCGATGTACGTCACACGAACGCAGGGCGAACACCCCGAGTACGACCTCCGCGAGGTCGACGAGACGTTCACGGTGCGCGTCAGCGAAGACGAGTTCCGGTAGCCCTCAGTCGAAGACGCCGGCGGAGAGGTAGCGTTCGCCGGAGTCGGGGAAGACGGTAACGACCAGCGGGCAGTCGTCGTAGGGGTCGCCGCCGTCCGCGAGCGCGTCGCCGTTCAGGTCCTCGAAGTCCTCGGCGTCGAAGTCGACCTCCGGGCAGTTCAGTCCGGGGTCGGCGATTCGCTCGGCGACCCGACTGGCGGCCCGGTAGACGGCTCCGCTGGACTGCCCGACGAGGATGCCGTCCTCGCGGGCGAGGGTCTGAACTGCGGTCTCGGCGTCCTCGACGTCGACTGTCTCGACGGTGTCGATGAGGTCTCTGTCCAGGATGTCGCTGACGAACCCCGGCCCCATCCCCTGGAAGTCGTCGTCGCCTGATTCGCCGGTCGAGAGCACGGCGTTTGATTCGGGTTCGACGGCGACCACCTCCATGTCGGGGTACTCCTCTTTCAACCGGGTCGCGGTGCCGGTAATCGTACCACCAGTGCCGACGCCCGCGACGAACGCGTCGATTTCGCGGCCCTCCACCTGGTCCAGAATCTCCTCGGCGGTCGTCCGGTAGTGCGCTCGCGGGTTCGCGGGGTTCTCGAACTGGCCGATGCGGAAGCCGCCGTCCTCGGCGGCGAGACGGTCGGCGACCCCGTTTGCGGTCTCCATCCCGCCCTCGACGAGTTCGAGGTCGGCACCGTACGCCCGCAGCAACTGCTTGCGCTCCGTGGACATGTCGGCGGGCATCGCGATGGTGAGGTCGTAGCCGCGCGCGGCGGCGACGACCGCCAGTCCGATGCCGGTGTTGCCGCTGGTGGCTTCGACGAGTCGGTCCCCCGGCTGGATCGCCCCCTCGCGCTCGGCGGCCAGTACCATCTCCCGCGCGGGCCGGTCTTTCGCCGACCCGCCGGGGTTGAACCCCTCGAGTTTGGCCGCGATGGTTGCGCCCTCGGGCGCTGGCACGCGCACGAGCGGCGTCCCGATGGCGTCCAGAATGCTGTCCTTCATTGTCTCATCTTACGAGACCCCGGAGTAAACGTGTATCGGGCCGTGGCAGCGCCTGCCGGCTCTGCCGCTGGCGGCGGGTTTTTGCCGGCGTCCCGCCAACTGGTGGTATGACACTGAGTACGATGGAGCCGAACCCGGCGTGGGACGCCGACTCCTACCCGGCGGTCGTCGACGCGTTCGAGAGTCTGGCCGACGGCGCGACCGTCCACGTCTGGGGCGCGGACTGGTGCGGGGACTGCCGCTCGCAGCTCCCGGACTTCGCGGCTGCGCTGGACGCGTCGGGCGTGGACCCCGAAGTGTACCCGGTCGAGCGCGGCGACGACGGGAAGACGGGGCCGAACGTCGAGGCCTACGGCGTCGACCTGATTCCGACCGTCGTGGTGGAGAGCCCCGACGGCGAGGAGTTGGCGCGGTTCGAGGAGCGGGAGCGCCAGCCGCCCGCCCAATTCCTCGCCGCGCAGCTCACCGACTGAACTCGGCGAGCCACTCCGTGATTTCTGCGGCGCTCTCGAGCGGCGGCGAGCACGCGCGCCGGCAGACGTAGGCGCGCGGGCCGTCGTCGGCGCTCCGGACGGCCCACACGGGTGGGGCGTCCTCGATTTCGAGGTCGGCGAGCCACTCGGCGAGCCCGGCGTCCGTGGGCGGCCGACGGGTGAGCAGGCGGTCGGGGAGGTACGCTTCGCCGACCGCGGCGCGCCAGTCGTCGGGCGTCCGGTCGGCGGCGACCGTGACCTCGCGGTGCCCCGTGGCGTTCGTGTCCGCGGCGAGCGCGAGTTCCGGGAGCCGGCCGGGATTGGTGTCGATGCGGCCGCCGTACCGCTGCAGCATCGCGGTCGCGGCCTCGGCGTAGCCGGCCTCGGGGTCGAAGGCGTCGAGCGCGAGCAGCGTCTCGCTGGCGACGCCGACCGGCGACGGCGTCGACCCGCCGCCGGTCGCCTGCGAGCGAACGTCCACGTCCTCGATTTCCTCCGGGGTCTCGTACAGCGCGCCGCTCCCGTCGTCGTAGCAGGCGTCGAGCACGGCGTCCGCGAGGTCGAGCGCGAACGCGAGGTGGCGGTGGTCGCCGGTCGCCTCGTAGGTGGCGAGCGCGCCGGCCGCGAGGTAGGCGTAGTCCTCGGCGTAGCCGACGCCGGCCACCTCGCCGTCCTCAGAACGCGCCGCGTTCTGACGGGCTGCGGAAGACGACTCCGTCGTCTTCCGAACGTCGATTGTGCGGCGGGCGAGCCGGTGGCCGTCCCAGAGTTCTTCGCGGACGAAGTCGACGGCGTCGGCGGCGCGGTCGGCGAACCGGTCGTCGAGCGCGAGCCCGGCTTCGGCGTAAGCGCGCGCCATCAGGCCGTTCCAGCCGGCGAGTACTTTGTCGTCGCGGGCGGGTCGCGGCCGGTCGGCGCGGGCGGCCCGCAGTCGGGTCTCGGCGGCGTCCAGCCACGCGCCGACCGTCTCCCGGTCCGCGTCGAAGCCGTCGGCGACTTCACCGACGGACGCCGAGACGGTGAGGACGGTCGTTCCGTTCTCGAAGTTGCCGGCGTCGTCGACGCCGTAGCGCTCGCAGACGGCGTCGGCGAGAACGTCGTCGCTGGCGTCGCTCGGAGCGTCCTCGGCGTACTCTCGGACGGCGTCCCGAATCTGGTCGGGCGTCCAGACGTAGAACGCGCCCTCTTCGCGCTCACCGTCGGGGTCGTCGACGGGCGGACTGCGTGCGTCGAGGGTGGCGTAGAAGCCGCCGTCGGGGTGGCCGAGTTCGCGGTCCACGAAGTCGAGGGTCTCCCTGGCGACCGCTACGTACCGGCTGTCGCCGAGCGCGCGGTGGCCGTCGACGTAGAGCCGCGCGAGTTCGGCCTGGTCGTACAGCATCTTCTCGAAGTGCGGGACGGTCCAGTCGCGGTCGGTGCAGTAGCGGTGGAAGCCGCCGCCGACGTGGTCGTAGAGCCCGCCGTCGGCCATCGCGTCTAGCGTCTCGCGGGCGACTTCGGCGTACTCGTCGCCGAGGTGGCTCGCCCGCAAGAGGACGTGCAGCCGGCCGCTCTGGGGGAACTTCTGACCGCGGCCGAAGCCGCCGTTGGCGCGGTCGGCGGCGCTGGCGATGTCGTCGGCGGCGTCCCCGAGCGGGGAGTCAGCGCCGAGGTCGACTGGCTCCGGGAGGTCTTCGAGTTCGCCGCGGGCGGCGCTCAGCCACTGGTCCGCGCGGTCTTCGAGTTCGTCGCGGTCCTCGGCCCAGTTCTCGGTGACGTCGTCGAGCAACTGGAGGAAGCCGGGCTGGCCCTGCTTGGGGTGTTTCGGGAAGTACGTGCCGACGTAGAACGGCTCCCGGTCGGGCGTGAGGAACACCGACAGCGGCCACCCGCCGCCGCCGCGGACGACCTGACTGACTTTCATGTACAGCGAGTCGACGTCCGGGCGCTCCTCGCGGTCGACTTTCACGGGAACGAAGTTGTCGTTGAGCTTCTCGGCGACCTCGGGGTCGTCGAAGGACTCCTCGGCCATGACGTGACACCAGTGGCACGCCGAGTAGCCGATGGAGAGGAAGATGGGCGCGTCGTGTTCGCGGGCTTTCCGGAAGGCCTCTTCGCCCCACTCCTGCCAGTTCACGGGGTTGTCGGCGTGCTGGCGGAGGTAGGGGCTGGCCGCCTCGTCGAGGCGGTTCTCGTCCGTCGGTTGGGTCATGGCTGGCGGTAGGCGTCGGGCCCGGGTAAACCCCGGCGTCGCGTCACTAGACGTTGCCCCCTCGCGTTCGGCTCCGTCCCGGTGGCCGCTGTCACCCCCACACGTTATAAGCACGTTCGTGACTACTCAGTGCTAGTCGAAGGGCAACGCTTACACTCTCGTGCTTACTCGGTGCGGGTATGACAGAGCGCGTCCTCCTGCTCGGCGGCGGCGGCCGCGAGCACGCCGTCGCCGAAGCCCTGGCGTCCGACTGCGAGCTGTACGCCGCGGCGGGCAACCGAAACCCCGGCGTCGCCGGACTCGCCGACGGGTTCACCGAACTGGACACGACCGACCCCGACGCCGTGCTCGACCACGCGGAGTCAGTCGACGCGACGCTCGTGGTGGTCGGGCCGGAGAGCCCGCTGGCCGCGGGCGTCGTCGACGCTCTGGAGGACGCGGGCATCTACGCGTTCGGCCCGAAACAGGCCGACGCGCGCATCGAGACGGACAAGCCGTTCCAGCGGCAGTTCATGGCCGACAACGACGTCCCCGGGCAGGCCGAGTTCGCGGCGTTCGACGACTCCGCGGCGGCCGCCGACTACGTCGAGTCCGTCGACGGTCACGTCGCCGTCAAGCCCGCTGGTCTCACCGGCGGGAAGGGCGTCCGCGTCACCGGCGACCAGGTGTCGAAAGCCGAGGCCGCCGAGTACGTCCGCGAGAGCGGCCACGACGAGTGGGTCATCGAGGAGCGTCTGGAGGGCGTCGAGGTCACCGTGCAGGCGCTCGTCGCGAACGGCGACGTGCGCGTCACGCCGGTCGCACACGACCACGGCCGCGCCTTCGAGGGCGACGAGGGGCCGAACACGGGCGGTATGGGCAGCGTCGCCGGTCCCGGCAAACTCCTCCCGTTCGTCACCGAGGACGACTACGCGGCGGCCGTCGACACCATCGAGGCCGTCGTCGAGGGGCTGGACGACTACCGCGGCGTGCTCTACGGCCAGTTCATGCTCACCGCCGACGGGCCGAAAGTCGTGGAGTTCAACGCCCGGTTCGGCGACCCGGAGGCGATGAACACGCTGCCCGCGATGGAGACGCCGCTGCTGGAGGTACTCGTCGCCGCCCGCGACGGGGAGCCGCTGCCGGACCTCTCTTTCTCCGAGACGGCGACGGTCTGCAAGTACGTCGTTCCCGAGGACTACCCGACGGACCCCGAGGGCGGCACGAAGCTCACCGTCGACCCCGAGGACCTGCGCGACGCCCGGCTCTACTACGCCAGCGTCGACGAGCGCGCGGACGGCGTCTACACCACGACCTCGCGGTCGTACGCGGTCGTCGGGACGGGCGACTCGCTCGCGGCGGCGAACGACGCCGCCGACGCCGCGCTCGGCGACCTCCCCGAGGGCCTGCGCGCCCGCCGCGACGTCGGCTCCGAGGCGCTGCTGCAGGCGCGCGAAGCGACGATGGCCGACCTGCGCGGGGACTGAGTCACTCCAGCAGGCTCCGGGCGTACCTGACCGGACGGTCGAGGTAGCCCGTGCCGAACGCCGCGAGCAGCACCGCGCCGAGCGTGTTGAACACGAGGTCGTTGACGATGTCGCTGACGCCTCGCACGGCCAGCGGTTGGCTGGCACCGAGTTCGGTGGCGAGCACGCCGGACGCGAACTCCAGCAGCTCCCAGAACACGCCCGCGGCGAGCACGAACACGACGATGAACACCGCGCGGAACTCGCCCGGAACGTCGATTTCGTCGGAGTGTTCCTCGAAGGTCCGTAGCGTGACGTAGCCGATGCCCGCGATGAGCACGGCCGAGACGGTGTGCGTGACGCTGTCGTACCACCCGAACCAGTCGTAGGGGCCCAGCGACCCGACCGTGTGCAGGAACACCGACAGCGTGACCCAGAGCACGAGCGGGGGGTCCATCGAGTAGTCGTACTCGCGGCGGACCAGTGCCGGCAGCAGGGTCACGAACAGGCTGAAGCCGACGCCGAGCGCGAGCCCGAGCCGGACCGTGGCGAGCGTGTACCCGAACAGCACGAGCAACACGACCTGCATGGCTCTGACGGCGAGTCGCTGGACGCGTTCGGGGGAGTCTGGCGTGGGAGTCACGAGTCTCTGAGCGTGGGTTCGTCCGGGCTGCCGTCGGTCTCGGTGCGCCGGAAGTACAACTCGAAGACGCCCCCGATCACGACAGCGACGAGGGTGACGTAGACGAAGTCCCACTGAATCTGGGCCTGGCTCCGGATGTAGTCCGAGCCGAGCAACTGGTCCGAGGCGTACCGGCCGATGGTCCAGACGCCCTGGACGGCCATCGTCGTCAGCGCGGCGAACGCGATGGAGAACCGCCGGCTCATCTCCACGCCCGTGAACGCGTCTAACTGGGCGACGCCGACGAGCGCGAACGCCGCGACGGCCGTGTACCCGGTGAACTCCTGATGGAGGCCGACGGACTGGCCGACGAACGATGCGGCTCCGACGAGCAACAGCGGCCACGGTGCCAGCACGCGCCAGTCGTCGGCCACCGCCGCCGGGAGCGCGACGAGCACGACGAACCCGACCTCGAAGCCGCTCCAGAGGAACTGGCGAGTGAGCGCGCTGTGGACGGCCGAGAGCGCGACGGCCGCGACCAGCACCCACCCGATGGCGGCGTTCGTCCGGTCGGCGCTGGCCTCTGCTGTGGGGTCCGACACACCCGTTCTTCGGCGGAGCCGCCTAAAGATATGGGCCGGTTACTCGCCGGTCGGCCCGGCGTACTCCCGTGACGGGAGTTCGGCGACCTCGACGTCTGCGGTCGTCTCCGGGTCGCAGTCCCGCGCTGCGTCGACGCTCTCGCGCGCGAGTTCGACGGCGTCGGACAGTTCCGGGCCGGCGGTGGCGCTGTCCAGGTGGCCGAGCGCGACGGCCGCGCCGCTGCCGATGGCCGTCTGCTGGCTGTCCCCGAGCGCGCCGCCCTCCGGCCCGACGCGGCGGAACCAGGCGCGCCCGTCGCCGTCGCGGGCCGCCACGACCGCCTCGACGCCGAGGTCCTCCGCGGCGTCCGCGGCCAGCCGCGCGAACGACGTGATGCCGATGTCGCGGCCCGCCTCGACGTCGAGTTCGCGGAGCGTCGCGTCCACGCGGCGGCCGAACTCGCCGACGTCGCCGGGGTCGCCGACCGCGCCCGCGAGCGCCTCGTCGAACGCGAACAGGCGGTGTGCGCCCTCGCTGGTCGCGTCGCTGTCGTCGACGACGCCCGTGTCCGCGGCGAACGCGACCCCGCCCTCGGTCTCGATGGCGACGACAGTCCCCATCGAATCACCTCTCAGTCGGGCTCCGGAGTCCCGTCATCGCGCCCTCCAGCGCCGGATGGCGCGCCGAACGAGGATGCTGGCTGCGAAGCCGGCCACCGTCCGCACCAGGCGGCCGCGGATGCCGCTGCCCCGGCTGCCGTCAGCGGTCTCGCTGGCGTCCCGCTCGCCCGCGCTCGTGGCGTCCGTCTCCTGGTCGGCGGCGCGCTGGCTCGCTCGTCGTCGGCGCACGAGATACGCCGCCCCGAGGCCGGCGGCCGCGAGCGCGAGGGTCCGCCGCCGAGAGCCCCCGCTCCCGTCGCTGCCGTCGGTGGTCGCCGCCCCCGGCTGTTCT encodes:
- a CDS encoding tRNA sulfurtransferase; protein product: MLPPGADTVVVRHGDVGVKSSHVQSEMERTLRENVAAMLADRGVPGEVDREWGRILVRTPEPDRAADAAADTFGVVSASPAVAAPSNLDAITDALADTAREHYREGAFAVDARRAGSHDFDSRDVNRAGGDAVWAAVEDDFEPEVDLDDPDLTFSVEVRDEEAFVFLETRDGPGGMPLGTQKPLVALLSGGIDSPVAAWQAMKRGAPVVPLYLDLGDYGGPDHLARAEEAARKLDAYAPNRDLDLRVAPAGDAVGRLAESVGRTRMLSYRRFMYRVAEHVAEDAGAVGVVTGEAIGQKSSQTTANLGVVDRATHLPVHRPLLTWDKQEIIRAARDIGTYRDSTIEVGCNRLAPSQPLTAAPVESVRKDEPDDLFEWAREVADVVERAEVPRA
- a CDS encoding FKBP-type peptidyl-prolyl cis-trans isomerase; translated protein: MSDETEAEQADESSDEQGGFEEGDFVELSYTAYTVDSEELVDTTDEEVAEDEGVDTEEQDFSPRTIVIGEGHIFEAVEDDLKGKDVGDEGTVVAEEAFGEYDEEEVRTVSANKIPEDERYPGAHVDVDGEHGHVEAIIGGRARVDFNHPLAGEDVEYDYEVLDEVTDREEQAVGFLKMMFDVELDVDLETEEVEEEVTEENEDGETETTTETVEKETLYIEQSQQLQFNQQWMMGKSQVLNQVIDMLGIDRVIVQEIIDGQPAGMPGMGGMMGGAGGDLGDVEDALEDADVDADEIVEELDDEDLDLDDE
- a CDS encoding PLP-dependent cysteine synthase family protein is translated as MKDSILDAIGTPLVRVPAPEGATIAAKLEGFNPGGSAKDRPAREMVLAAEREGAIQPGDRLVEATSGNTGIGLAVVAAARGYDLTIAMPADMSTERKQLLRAYGADLELVEGGMETANGVADRLAAEDGGFRIGQFENPANPRAHYRTTAEEILDQVEGREIDAFVAGVGTGGTITGTATRLKEEYPDMEVVAVEPESNAVLSTGESGDDDFQGMGPGFVSDILDRDLIDTVETVDVEDAETAVQTLAREDGILVGQSSGAVYRAASRVAERIADPGLNCPEVDFDAEDFEDLNGDALADGGDPYDDCPLVVTVFPDSGERYLSAGVFD
- a CDS encoding methionine adenosyltransferase produces the protein MTDRNIQVQSLDRGAVEDEAVEIVERKGLGHPDSICDGIAEHVCERLAQEYLDRVGTVLHFNTDETQLVAGDAAPAFGGGEVVDPIYILVVGRATSHYVDDDGTEYHIPVDSIALEAARDYLRETLPNLDLETDVIVDVKLGEGSGDLQEVFTEDGPNVPMANDTSFGVGHAPLTETERIVRETERSLNGDYADDNPAVGEDVKVMGKREDDHIDLTVAAAFVDAYVPDMDAYTAQIEALRDHVHDLATDHTDREVTVHVNTADDYESGSIYLTTTGTSAEQGDDGSVGRGNRANGLITPNRSMSMEATSGKNPVNHIGKIYNLLSTQIAEEVVAEVDGIRDLRVRLLSQIGRPIDEPHVADVHVVTEDGLDVSDVESEIQAIVDDELANVTDVTKRVIDGELTTF
- a CDS encoding RAD55 family ATPase, which encodes MDDRLSTGVDVLDRELGGGVPPGTVIAYEAPPASQGELLLYELTRPRPTLYLTTNRTEDAVRDAFEATNAPTGDPRFGYIPAADSLENARRAFRSIPEQSTVIFDPVDALERADRARYENFLNELGNHVRNTGSVAVLHCLDTDNTPPLRGTTEHLADVVFQLELEEAAGDIETQLTVPKFRGGAALETPVKLTLRERVQVDTSRDIA
- a CDS encoding DUF7511 domain-containing protein: MSVDARGGDAFSAPDDDPDLRLHVVRYTDQPDRVTVSPRDVSAADYTTTWLSVDADAVVSLTDAR
- the cyaB gene encoding class IV adenylate cyclase, which codes for MYEVEVKVPADHDDVRTALNEAGAEYLGTVAQSDTYYDAPHRDFAATDEAFRIRTVASAVADFERGDDLAADVDAVLSGGACAGGETRVTYKGPLVETESKTREEFETTVGDADEMAAVLDGLGFEPAADVRKLRAKFRLAEFTVLLDAVEGVGDYVEIETEVDTEAEVEAAREHAYEVLRDLGLDPTEQIRTSYLGLKLGDDEVAAEDA
- a CDS encoding TlpA family protein disulfide reductase, with the protein product MTLSTMEPNPAWDADSYPAVVDAFESLADGATVHVWGADWCGDCRSQLPDFAAALDASGVDPEVYPVERGDDGKTGPNVEAYGVDLIPTVVVESPDGEELARFEERERQPPAQFLAAQLTD
- a CDS encoding DUF5804 family protein, whose amino-acid sequence is MTEVLVLGSDDADLRLDLFDYDTARRALATYDVRSPYANTVAVDTVSLGGAVSLLNDLNWYLVRLADAAFVREPSVSETEWLSRDLAAKVRDGEVRAAETDAHLKVYGVEGGALVEPMYVTRTQGEHPEYDLREVDETFTVRVSEDEFR